One window of the Paraburkholderia sp. PGU19 genome contains the following:
- a CDS encoding PAS domain-containing sensor histidine kinase, with amino-acid sequence MHIAIPALTVAVAAIVVWWSLHPRRIAPERAGASVHTRNGVSVSMMLNRVMNPIAHSRTMQGASAFFTFAHRRRGAMNELADVIECLPVASVVFDEHGVIVLANAQAERLFDYPRGVLAGACVGLVAPALPHEHRAGAAHPGRPAGTSSLRARRRDGSEFPAEIATSAIRYEGRVATVAFITDMTERFELERNRRELAHLTRISTMGELAASLAHELNQPLTAILSNGQAAQRFMDQTPIDLAEVRDILKDIVDDSGRASEVIRRMRAFVKKEEQPQLANLDVGGLLRDVALLVHGDAVARGIHVSHVIDDGLPPVRGDRVQLQQVLLNLLLNAFDAVSECGPSDRVVALFARADSEGRVRIAVRDRGHGQTADKLECIFKPFVTSKPQGLGLGLSISRSIVQIHGGRLWAENNFDHGMTFYVALPASRDVSNAGVVQAAS; translated from the coding sequence ATGCACATCGCTATTCCTGCTTTGACAGTCGCGGTGGCTGCAATCGTCGTCTGGTGGTCGCTGCATCCGCGCCGCATCGCGCCGGAACGCGCAGGGGCGTCCGTACATACGCGCAACGGCGTGTCCGTATCGATGATGCTCAATCGCGTGATGAATCCAATTGCGCACAGTAGAACCATGCAAGGCGCAAGCGCCTTTTTCACGTTCGCGCACCGACGACGCGGCGCGATGAACGAGCTCGCCGATGTAATCGAATGCCTGCCCGTGGCGTCCGTCGTGTTCGACGAACATGGCGTGATCGTCCTCGCCAACGCGCAGGCCGAACGTCTCTTCGACTATCCGCGCGGCGTGCTGGCGGGCGCATGTGTCGGCCTCGTTGCGCCGGCGCTTCCGCACGAGCACCGCGCGGGCGCCGCGCATCCGGGCCGCCCGGCCGGCACGAGCAGTCTGCGCGCCCGCCGCCGCGACGGCAGCGAGTTTCCCGCCGAAATTGCCACGAGCGCGATCCGTTATGAAGGGCGCGTCGCGACTGTCGCGTTCATCACCGACATGACGGAGCGCTTCGAACTCGAACGCAATCGCCGCGAGCTGGCGCACCTGACGCGCATATCGACGATGGGCGAACTCGCCGCATCGCTCGCGCACGAACTGAACCAGCCTCTGACGGCGATCCTCAGCAACGGTCAGGCTGCGCAGCGCTTCATGGATCAGACGCCGATCGACCTTGCCGAAGTGCGCGACATCCTGAAGGACATCGTCGACGACAGCGGCCGCGCGAGCGAAGTGATCCGCCGGATGCGCGCCTTCGTGAAAAAGGAAGAGCAGCCGCAACTGGCGAATCTCGATGTCGGCGGACTGCTGCGCGACGTCGCGCTGCTCGTGCATGGCGATGCCGTCGCGCGCGGCATCCACGTGTCGCACGTGATCGACGATGGCTTGCCTCCGGTGCGCGGCGACAGGGTGCAACTGCAGCAGGTGCTACTCAACCTGCTGCTCAACGCGTTCGATGCCGTCAGCGAGTGCGGCCCGTCTGATCGCGTGGTGGCGCTTTTTGCGCGAGCCGACAGCGAAGGCAGGGTGCGCATCGCCGTGCGCGACCGCGGGCATGGACAGACGGCGGACAAGCTCGAATGCATCTTCAAGCCGTTCGTCACGTCGAAGCCGCAAGGCCTGGGCCTCGGGCTGTCGATCAGCCGCTCGATCGTGCAGATTCACGGCGGCCGCCTGTGGGCCGAGAACAATTTCGACCACGGCATGACGTTCTATGTTGCGCTGCCCGCATCGCGCGATGTGAGCAACGCTGGCGTTGTGCAGGCGGCGTCATGA
- a CDS encoding response regulator: MNEAAALVYVVDDDPSVRRALTRLVRSAGHEVEAYGSAREFLEHARGERTPACVVLDVQLPDLSGLELQRELDARLPIVFLTGHGDIAMTVGAIKAGATDFLTKPVRDDDLLRAIDLALASSVEVSKSIHEMEELRSRVGRLTVREREVMNLVVLGRLNKQVACELGTVEKTVKAHRARVMQKMEVSSLAELVRIADKVAVTSHANPANHLPAPPHTDSSADARRPASRPIRDQGPIPPTPAVS, translated from the coding sequence ATGAACGAAGCGGCCGCGCTCGTCTACGTCGTCGACGACGACCCGTCCGTGCGCCGCGCGCTCACGCGGCTCGTCCGGTCGGCAGGTCATGAGGTCGAGGCGTACGGTTCGGCGCGCGAATTCCTCGAGCATGCGCGTGGCGAGCGCACGCCGGCTTGCGTCGTGCTCGACGTGCAATTGCCCGATCTGAGCGGACTCGAGTTGCAGCGCGAGCTCGATGCGCGTCTGCCCATTGTTTTCCTGACGGGGCACGGCGACATCGCAATGACAGTCGGCGCGATCAAGGCCGGCGCGACCGATTTCCTCACCAAGCCCGTTCGCGACGACGACCTGTTACGCGCGATCGATCTGGCGCTGGCGAGTTCCGTCGAAGTGTCGAAGTCGATCCACGAAATGGAAGAATTGCGCAGCCGCGTCGGACGCCTGACGGTGCGCGAGCGCGAAGTGATGAATCTCGTCGTGCTCGGCCGCCTGAACAAGCAGGTGGCCTGCGAACTCGGCACGGTCGAGAAAACCGTCAAGGCGCATCGCGCGCGCGTGATGCAGAAGATGGAAGTGAGTTCGCTCGCCGAGCTGGTGCGCATCGCCGACAAGGTGGCCGTCACCAGCCACGCCAACCCCGCGAACCATTTACCCGCGCCGCCGCACACGGATTCCTCCGCCGATGCGCGCAGGCCGGCCTCCAGGCCGATACGGGACCAAGGTCCAATACCACCGACGCCCGCAGTCTCATAG
- a CDS encoding response regulator, producing MGTDKPFVVVVDDDASVSRAIRRLLRSVGIAADTYTSGDEFLDVLSATPSYHPDCAILDVQMPGANGIEVQRRLAGSAVPVIFITAHDDAGVREAALAAGAKAYLRKPFNDVLFIRTVCAVLGITAPL from the coding sequence ATGGGCACAGACAAACCCTTCGTCGTCGTGGTCGACGACGATGCGTCGGTGAGCAGGGCGATCAGGCGTCTGTTGCGCTCCGTCGGGATCGCGGCCGATACGTACACGAGTGGGGACGAATTTCTCGATGTGCTGTCGGCCACGCCTTCGTACCATCCCGATTGCGCGATCCTCGACGTGCAGATGCCCGGCGCCAACGGGATCGAGGTGCAGCGCCGGCTGGCCGGCAGCGCCGTGCCCGTCATTTTCATCACCGCTCACGACGACGCCGGCGTGCGTGAAGCCGCGCTCGCGGCGGGCGCGAAGGCCTATCTGCGCAAGCCCTTCAACGATGTGCTTTTTATCAGGACAGTGTGTGCCGTGCTCGGCATCACTGCGCCGCTATGA
- a CDS encoding glycine zipper family protein, giving the protein MKRVLGTTLIFATTLLLADAAAAQQPIFYPAKGQSQQTQSNDTAQCHNWATQNTGVNPAALAQNAANQPPPPGPSGQRLGGAARGAAGGAAIGAIAGDAGKGAAAGAIVGTMAGGARQRRQTAAAQEQQQATQQQTSQQMATWNRAVAACMTGRGYTAQ; this is encoded by the coding sequence ATGAAACGAGTTCTTGGAACGACGCTGATATTCGCTACGACGTTGCTGCTGGCAGATGCAGCAGCGGCACAACAACCTATCTTCTATCCCGCCAAAGGCCAGAGCCAGCAGACGCAGTCCAACGACACGGCGCAGTGCCACAACTGGGCGACGCAGAACACGGGCGTCAATCCTGCCGCGCTTGCGCAGAACGCCGCGAATCAGCCGCCGCCGCCGGGACCGTCCGGACAGCGGCTGGGCGGCGCGGCGCGCGGTGCGGCCGGCGGCGCGGCGATCGGCGCGATCGCGGGCGACGCAGGTAAAGGCGCGGCGGCGGGCGCGATCGTGGGCACGATGGCGGGCGGCGCGCGGCAACGCCGTCAGACTGCCGCTGCTCAGGAGCAACAGCAGGCCACCCAACAGCAGACATCGCAGCAGATGGCTACCTGGAACCGCGCGGTCGCGGCCTGCATGACGGGACGCGGGTATACGGCGCAATGA
- a CDS encoding efflux RND transporter periplasmic adaptor subunit, with protein sequence MQHWGRAAARASRWPLAALVSVLCLTACKKAPTEPPRPSVEVTVVTVRQQETPVDFEFTAQTQSSREVEIRARVDGFLERRMYTEGALVKDGQVLFVMDKQPFEAALQSAKGALAQQQARLLVTKQNLARVIPLAAQNALSKKDLDDATGNEKQAEAAVIAAQGEVRTAELNLSYCTIRSPLQGLSSFARVQDGSYVTPNQSGLLTYVYQLDPMWVNFSISENELLRYRDQITKGLLRFPADNQFDVTIIQADGSVYPQKGRIDFANPAFSQETGTFLVRATFANPKGTLKPGQFVRAMVSGAVRPNAVLVPQRAVLQGAKSHFVWVLDQDSKPHQRVVDVGDWHGDDWFVNEGLKAGERVVVDGAIRVSSDAQIKVVSAAPGSAPATPASAPPAASAAAASAPAATLAQTRPASVSPDPMTR encoded by the coding sequence ATGCAGCATTGGGGCCGCGCTGCGGCACGTGCGTCACGCTGGCCGCTGGCGGCGCTCGTGTCCGTGCTGTGCCTCACCGCCTGCAAGAAAGCCCCCACCGAACCCCCACGCCCGAGCGTCGAAGTCACCGTCGTCACGGTGCGGCAGCAGGAAACGCCCGTCGATTTCGAGTTCACCGCGCAGACGCAGAGTTCACGCGAGGTGGAAATCCGTGCGCGCGTGGATGGTTTTCTGGAGCGGCGCATGTACACGGAAGGCGCGCTTGTCAAGGACGGCCAGGTGCTGTTCGTGATGGACAAGCAGCCCTTCGAGGCGGCACTGCAGTCCGCCAAGGGCGCGCTCGCGCAGCAGCAGGCCCGGTTACTCGTCACGAAGCAGAACCTCGCCCGCGTGATTCCGCTGGCTGCGCAGAACGCGTTGAGCAAGAAGGATCTCGACGATGCCACCGGCAACGAGAAACAGGCCGAAGCCGCTGTAATCGCCGCGCAGGGCGAAGTGCGCACGGCCGAGCTGAACCTGAGCTACTGCACGATCCGCTCGCCGCTGCAGGGGCTGTCGAGCTTCGCGCGTGTGCAGGACGGCAGCTATGTGACGCCGAACCAGTCGGGGCTGCTCACCTACGTCTACCAGCTCGATCCGATGTGGGTGAACTTCAGCATCTCCGAGAACGAACTGCTGCGCTATCGCGATCAGATCACCAAGGGCCTGCTGCGCTTTCCGGCCGACAACCAGTTCGACGTAACGATCATCCAGGCCGATGGCTCGGTCTATCCGCAGAAGGGCCGCATCGACTTCGCGAACCCCGCGTTCAGCCAGGAGACGGGCACCTTCCTCGTGCGCGCCACCTTCGCCAATCCGAAGGGCACGCTCAAGCCCGGCCAGTTCGTGCGCGCGATGGTCTCGGGCGCGGTACGGCCCAATGCCGTGCTGGTGCCGCAGCGCGCGGTGCTGCAGGGCGCGAAGAGCCACTTCGTGTGGGTGCTCGACCAGGACTCGAAGCCGCATCAGCGCGTGGTCGACGTCGGCGACTGGCACGGCGACGACTGGTTCGTCAACGAAGGGCTGAAGGCGGGCGAGCGGGTGGTGGTCGATGGCGCGATCCGTGTGTCGTCGGATGCGCAGATCAAGGTGGTGAGCGCGGCGCCTGGCAGTGCGCCTGCCACGCCGGCTTCCGCGCCGCCTGCGGCGAGCGCCGCCGCGGCGTCCGCACCCGCCGCCACGCTGGCGCAGACGCGCCCGGCCAGCGTGAGCCCTGACCCGATGACCCGATGA
- a CDS encoding multidrug efflux RND transporter permease subunit — MNISHFCIDRPIFASVISIVITLGGALCMLALPTAQYPDITPPQITISATYPGASADVVANNVAAPIEQQVNGADNMIYMSSSSSSTGNLTINAYFQIGTNPELAQVDVQNRVNLALPQLPQSVTNQGVQVQKKSQAFMMVIAIYSPSERYDATYIANYANVYVLDALKRIPGANQSSIFGTPDYAMRIWLRPDRMAQLGITAADVQRAVANQNQQFAVGRLGQSPTGAPVEQSFAVTTTGRLTEPSEFENIIIRAQSGGAAIVRLKDIGRAELGQKDYSIRSRFQGKPATVIAVYQQPGANALDVSKQVRATLAEMKKTFPEGIDYEIAMDTTEFTRASISDVVHTFFEAVVLVVIVVFVFLQSLRATLIPVLAVPVSIVGTFMGMEALGFSINMLTLFGMVLAIGIVVDDAIVVIENVERNMTVHKLDPKAAAKQAMDEVAGPVVAIVLVLCAVFVPVAFLGGITGQMYKQFAITIAISVVISGIVALTLSPALAALLLKPGHHEKKGFFRWFDNQFARMTAGYTRAVRLIIKRFVIALLLFVGMIVLAVVMMRDIPTAFLPPEDQGYLLGAVIMPDAASLDRTGQVSDRVSEYFMKQPAVGSITTVDGFSILDSQNKNNSSTFFVGFKSFEDRYSSANIRTQNARAVLIDAYKTLSQIREGIVVPLNPPSIPGLGTTGGTEMWIQSKGDATIAQFAAVVDDFVAKAKQRPELTGVTSTFNANSQQLLVDVDRDKAETLGVPVQDVYSAMQTMFGSLYVSQFNRSSRLWQVILQAEPSYRLRPDDLTQIFVRSTNGSMVPLKSVVTSRYVTGPDLITRFNNFPAVKITANAAPGYASGQVITALEEVGAQMPSEYGIAWSGEAFEAKQSGGTSGLVFVFGLIMVFLILAAQYEKWSLPFGVLMAVPFALFGALLAILLRGLNNDVYFQIGLTMLVALAAKNAILIFEFAVLNRESGKSVFDATMTAAEERLRPIVMTSLAFILGCVPLAIATGASANSRHSIGTGVIGGMLGATAIAVFFIPMFFYVLETMSERSEKKKAKKAGEPPKVPPSVGGPKVGGGPTTNPSAPREGD, encoded by the coding sequence ATGAACATCTCCCACTTCTGCATCGACCGGCCGATCTTCGCCTCGGTCATCTCGATCGTCATCACGCTGGGCGGCGCGCTGTGCATGCTCGCGCTGCCCACCGCGCAGTACCCCGACATCACGCCGCCGCAGATCACGATCTCCGCGACCTACCCGGGCGCGAGCGCCGACGTGGTCGCCAACAACGTCGCCGCGCCGATCGAGCAGCAGGTCAACGGCGCCGACAACATGATCTACATGAGCTCGTCGAGCTCCTCGACGGGCAACCTGACGATCAACGCGTACTTCCAGATCGGCACCAACCCCGAACTCGCCCAGGTCGACGTGCAGAACCGCGTGAACCTCGCGCTGCCGCAACTGCCGCAGTCGGTCACCAACCAGGGCGTGCAGGTCCAGAAGAAGTCGCAGGCGTTCATGATGGTGATCGCGATCTACTCGCCCAGCGAGCGCTACGACGCCACCTATATCGCCAACTACGCGAACGTCTACGTGCTCGACGCCCTGAAGCGCATCCCGGGCGCCAACCAGTCGAGCATCTTCGGCACGCCCGACTACGCGATGCGCATCTGGCTGCGCCCTGACCGCATGGCGCAGCTGGGCATCACGGCCGCCGACGTGCAGCGCGCCGTCGCCAACCAGAACCAGCAGTTCGCCGTCGGCCGTCTGGGGCAATCGCCTACGGGCGCTCCCGTCGAACAGTCGTTCGCGGTCACGACCACCGGGCGCCTGACGGAGCCCAGCGAGTTCGAGAACATCATCATCCGCGCGCAGAGCGGCGGGGCGGCGATCGTGCGCCTGAAGGACATCGGCCGTGCCGAACTGGGCCAGAAGGACTACTCGATCCGCAGCCGCTTCCAGGGCAAGCCCGCCACCGTGATCGCCGTCTACCAGCAGCCGGGCGCCAACGCGCTCGATGTCTCCAAGCAGGTGCGCGCCACGCTCGCCGAGATGAAGAAGACGTTCCCCGAGGGCATCGACTACGAGATCGCGATGGACACCACCGAGTTCACGCGCGCCTCGATCTCGGACGTCGTGCACACGTTCTTCGAGGCCGTCGTGCTGGTGGTGATCGTCGTGTTCGTGTTCCTGCAGAGCCTGCGCGCGACGCTGATTCCCGTGCTCGCGGTGCCCGTGTCGATCGTCGGCACGTTCATGGGGATGGAGGCGCTTGGTTTCTCGATCAACATGCTCACGCTGTTCGGCATGGTGCTGGCCATCGGTATCGTGGTCGATGATGCGATCGTCGTGATCGAGAACGTCGAGCGCAACATGACCGTGCACAAGCTCGATCCGAAGGCGGCCGCCAAGCAGGCGATGGATGAAGTGGCCGGGCCCGTCGTCGCCATCGTGCTGGTGCTGTGTGCGGTGTTCGTGCCGGTGGCGTTTCTCGGCGGCATCACCGGGCAGATGTACAAGCAGTTCGCCATCACGATTGCGATTTCCGTGGTGATCTCGGGCATCGTCGCGCTGACGCTCTCGCCCGCGCTCGCGGCGCTGCTGCTCAAGCCCGGACATCACGAGAAGAAGGGCTTCTTCCGCTGGTTCGACAACCAGTTCGCGCGCATGACGGCGGGCTATACGCGTGCCGTGCGCCTCATCATCAAGCGCTTCGTGATCGCGCTGCTGCTGTTTGTCGGCATGATCGTGCTGGCCGTCGTGATGATGCGCGACATCCCCACCGCGTTCCTGCCGCCCGAGGACCAGGGCTATCTGCTGGGCGCCGTGATCATGCCCGATGCGGCGTCGCTGGACCGCACGGGGCAGGTGTCGGACCGCGTGTCCGAGTACTTCATGAAGCAGCCGGCCGTGGGCAGCATCACGACGGTCGACGGCTTCAGCATTCTCGACAGCCAGAACAAGAACAACTCGTCGACGTTCTTTGTCGGCTTCAAGAGCTTCGAGGACCGGTATTCGTCGGCCAATATCCGCACGCAGAATGCGCGCGCCGTGCTCATCGATGCCTACAAGACGCTCTCGCAGATCCGCGAGGGCATCGTCGTGCCCCTCAATCCGCCGTCGATTCCGGGGCTGGGCACCACAGGCGGCACGGAGATGTGGATCCAGAGCAAGGGTGACGCGACGATCGCGCAGTTCGCCGCCGTGGTGGACGACTTCGTCGCGAAGGCCAAGCAGCGCCCCGAACTGACGGGCGTCACCTCGACCTTCAACGCGAACTCGCAGCAGCTGCTGGTCGACGTGGACCGCGACAAGGCCGAGACGCTCGGCGTGCCCGTCCAGGACGTCTACAGCGCGATGCAGACGATGTTCGGCTCGCTGTACGTGTCGCAGTTCAACCGCTCGAGCCGGCTGTGGCAGGTGATTTTGCAGGCCGAGCCGTCGTACCGGCTGCGGCCCGACGACCTGACGCAGATCTTCGTGCGCAGCACGAACGGCAGCATGGTGCCGCTCAAATCCGTGGTGACCTCGCGCTACGTGACCGGGCCGGACCTGATCACGCGCTTCAACAACTTCCCGGCCGTGAAGATCACGGCGAACGCGGCGCCCGGCTACGCGTCGGGCCAGGTGATCACCGCGCTCGAGGAAGTGGGCGCGCAGATGCCGTCGGAGTACGGGATCGCGTGGAGCGGCGAGGCGTTCGAGGCGAAGCAGTCGGGCGGCACCTCGGGCCTGGTGTTCGTGTTCGGTCTGATCATGGTGTTCCTGATTCTCGCGGCGCAGTACGAGAAGTGGAGCCTGCCGTTCGGCGTGCTGATGGCGGTGCCGTTTGCGTTGTTTGGCGCGCTGCTGGCGATCCTGCTGCGCGGGCTGAACAACGACGTGTACTTCCAGATCGGTCTGACGATGCTGGTGGCGCTCGCGGCGAAGAACGCGATCCTGATCTTCGAGTTCGCGGTGCTCAACCGCGAGTCGGGCAAGTCGGTGTTCGACGCGACGATGACGGCGGCCGAGGAGCGGCTGCGGCCGATCGTGATGACCTCGCTCGCGTTCATCCTGGGTTGCGTGCCGCTCGCGATCGCGACGGGCGCGTCGGCCAACAGCCGGCATTCGATCGGCACGGGGGTGATCGGCGGGATGCTCGGGGCCACGGCGATCGCGGTGTTCTTCATTCCGATGTTCTTCTATGTGCTCGAAACGATGTCGGAGCGCTCGGAGAAGAAGAAGGCCAAGAAGGCGGGCGAGCCGCCAAAGGTGCCGCCTTCGGTGGGCGGCCCCAAGGTCGGCGGCGGCCCGACGACGAACCCGTCCGCACCGCGCGAGGGTGACTGA
- a CDS encoding efflux transporter outer membrane subunit, whose amino-acid sequence MRRALVLCVPCVLALSGCLLGPNYSRPPLDVPATYRFPDNYAADIANTEWWKQFDDPVLDELITTALANNNDVKIAAARVDQFLGQFVTTRAALFPQVGAGFDAERQRISTSSSPLLANVQNPVFNTYTASLSASWEIDLFGRNRRLTESARASLLSTEEAKRGTVLTLVSSVASSYINLRSLDRQLEIAKATTESRAESVHVFELRFKGGEVSQMELAQSQSEYEASRAVIPQIEAQIAQQEDALSVLLGRNPGDILRGRALAELAAPAVPSGLPSDLLERRPDLRQAEQDLVAANAQIGAAKALYFPQISLTGLLGTQSGQFSKLFTGPARVWSFAGSIAQPIFEGGAIVGQVKQAEAVQQQALYSYRKAIQVAFQEVDDALISSQKVREQFDVQARQVDALATYAHLARLRYEGGYTSYIEVLDAERSLFNAQLNQTQTQAGVLVSYVNLYKAMGGGWVITAESMTTQAAQHSGDPAAQSAK is encoded by the coding sequence ATGCGCCGCGCCCTCGTTCTCTGCGTGCCATGCGTCCTCGCCCTGAGCGGCTGCCTGCTCGGGCCGAACTACTCGCGCCCGCCGCTCGACGTGCCCGCGACGTACCGCTTCCCCGACAACTACGCGGCCGACATCGCGAACACTGAATGGTGGAAGCAGTTCGACGACCCGGTGCTCGATGAACTGATCACGACCGCGCTGGCGAACAACAACGACGTGAAGATCGCCGCGGCGCGCGTCGACCAGTTTCTCGGCCAGTTCGTGACGACGCGCGCGGCGCTGTTTCCGCAGGTCGGCGCTGGCTTCGATGCCGAACGCCAGCGCATCTCGACGTCTTCGTCGCCGCTGCTCGCGAACGTGCAGAACCCCGTGTTCAACACGTACACGGCGTCGCTCTCGGCATCGTGGGAGATCGATCTCTTCGGCCGCAATCGCCGCCTGACGGAATCGGCACGCGCAAGCCTGCTGTCGACGGAAGAAGCGAAGCGCGGCACGGTGCTGACGCTGGTGTCGTCGGTGGCGTCGTCGTATATCAACCTGCGCAGTCTCGACCGGCAGCTGGAGATCGCGAAGGCCACCACGGAGAGCCGCGCCGAATCCGTGCACGTGTTCGAACTGCGCTTCAAGGGCGGCGAGGTCTCGCAGATGGAACTCGCGCAGAGCCAGTCGGAATACGAGGCATCGCGCGCGGTGATTCCGCAGATCGAGGCGCAGATCGCGCAGCAGGAAGATGCGCTCTCGGTGCTGCTCGGGCGCAATCCGGGCGATATCCTGCGCGGGCGCGCGCTGGCCGAACTCGCGGCGCCTGCCGTACCGTCGGGGCTGCCGTCGGACCTGCTGGAGCGCCGTCCCGATCTGCGTCAGGCCGAGCAGGATCTGGTCGCGGCGAATGCGCAGATCGGCGCGGCCAAGGCGCTGTATTTCCCGCAGATTTCGCTGACGGGGCTGCTCGGCACGCAAAGCGGGCAGTTCTCGAAGCTCTTTACGGGGCCGGCGCGCGTGTGGTCGTTTGCGGGTTCGATCGCGCAGCCGATCTTCGAAGGCGGCGCGATCGTCGGCCAGGTGAAGCAGGCCGAGGCGGTGCAGCAACAGGCGCTGTACTCGTACCGCAAGGCGATCCAGGTCGCGTTCCAGGAAGTCGACGATGCGCTGATCTCGTCGCAGAAGGTGCGTGAACAGTTCGACGTGCAGGCACGCCAGGTGGACGCGCTGGCGACCTATGCACATCTGGCCCGGCTGCGGTACGAAGGCGGCTACACGAGCTATATCGAGGTGCTCGATGCCGAGCGCAGTCTCTTCAACGCGCAGCTGAACCAGACGCAGACCCAGGCGGGCGTGCTGGTGTCGTATGTGAACCTGTACAAGGCGATGGGCGGAGGCTGGGTCATCACGGCCGAAAGCATGACGACCCAGGCCGCGCAGCACAGCGGCGATCCAGCCGCGCAGAGCGCGAAATGA
- a CDS encoding paraquat-inducible protein A yields MSETASAYLGHATRTPVIACHECDLLQRESTVPPEGVLRCCRCRATLYRRHANSLDRTLAYALAACVLWIVSNAFPIVGLSVNGDLVETTMFGAVRVLYRDGMWPLSALIFITTILMPACQALGLVWLLLPLRLGRTPYRADAVFRSLRVAQEWGMTEVLILGLLVALVKLAHIAAVVTGPALWSFGALMLLLAAAASAFDTRDLWSRLQGVPDAGPAFDSDTPFPAETAAGCGLCVCHDCGLLTRPGPAQTSDERDYANVHAAVHVPAHSAHCPRCGAHLHLRKPDSLARTWACLIAAVILYIPANVLPVMDTSSLFGAQKDTIMSGVVYLWTSGSWPLAVLVFIASIAVPMLKILAIGFLATSANFRSTWQPDQRARIYRLVELVGRWSMLDIYVIAVLTALVQFNALATVRAGPAAIAFGAVVVLTMFAAMSFDPRLIWDARKTE; encoded by the coding sequence ATGAGCGAGACGGCGTCCGCGTATCTCGGCCACGCGACGCGCACGCCAGTGATCGCCTGTCACGAATGCGATCTGCTCCAGCGCGAAAGCACCGTGCCGCCCGAAGGCGTGCTGCGCTGCTGCCGCTGCCGCGCGACGCTATACCGGCGTCACGCGAACAGCCTCGACCGCACGCTCGCCTATGCGCTCGCCGCCTGCGTGCTGTGGATCGTGTCGAACGCGTTTCCTATCGTCGGTCTGTCGGTGAACGGCGATCTCGTCGAAACGACGATGTTTGGCGCGGTGCGCGTGCTATACCGGGATGGCATGTGGCCGCTGTCGGCGCTGATCTTCATCACGACGATACTGATGCCCGCGTGCCAGGCGCTCGGCCTCGTGTGGCTGCTGTTGCCGTTGCGGCTCGGGCGCACGCCGTATCGCGCGGATGCCGTGTTCCGCTCGCTGCGGGTCGCGCAGGAGTGGGGCATGACGGAAGTGCTGATCCTCGGTCTGCTCGTCGCGCTGGTGAAGCTCGCGCATATCGCGGCGGTGGTGACGGGGCCTGCGTTGTGGTCGTTCGGCGCGTTGATGCTGTTGCTCGCGGCCGCCGCCTCTGCGTTCGATACGCGCGATCTGTGGTCGCGCCTCCAGGGCGTGCCCGATGCCGGCCCCGCGTTCGACAGCGACACGCCATTTCCTGCCGAAACAGCGGCGGGCTGCGGCCTGTGTGTGTGCCACGACTGCGGCTTGCTGACTCGACCAGGGCCCGCGCAAACCAGTGACGAACGCGACTACGCGAACGTGCATGCCGCTGTCCACGTGCCGGCGCACTCCGCGCATTGCCCTCGTTGTGGCGCGCATCTGCATCTGCGCAAGCCCGACAGCCTCGCGCGTACCTGGGCCTGTCTGATCGCGGCTGTCATCCTCTACATCCCGGCGAACGTGCTTCCCGTGATGGACACGAGTTCGCTGTTCGGCGCGCAGAAGGACACGATCATGAGCGGCGTCGTCTATCTGTGGACCTCGGGTTCGTGGCCGCTTGCGGTGCTGGTCTTCATCGCGAGCATCGCAGTGCCGATGCTGAAGATTCTCGCGATCGGTTTTCTCGCGACCTCGGCCAATTTCCGCTCCACCTGGCAGCCGGACCAGCGCGCGCGCATCTACCGGCTCGTCGAACTGGTCGGGCGCTGGTCGATGCTCGATATCTACGTGATCGCCGTGCTCACGGCGCTCGTGCAGTTCAACGCGCTCGCCACCGTGCGCGCCGGTCCTGCTGCGATCGCGTTCGGCGCGGTCGTCGTGCTGACGATGTTCGCCGCGATGTCGTTCGATCCGCGGCTCATCTGGGATGCGAGGAAAACGGAATGA